The Amaranthus tricolor cultivar Red isolate AtriRed21 chromosome 2, ASM2621246v1, whole genome shotgun sequence genome contains the following window.
agatgaagatgaaccagtaagacaaccttttccggcaatgccaccttctagtggtagagctgtttcacatgtgtggtcgtatttcacaaaagaaccaaccgaaaatccagatatgttcctatgcacttgtcaaatttgtgaaagtcaaggagtaaagcccttagtttcatacaatttcgccagaggtaaatactttttaagttttttatacatacataatacattcatacattatatattcatattttataaacatttatttattgtgttttgtgaatacgtgttaggtggtggaacgggatcttttaacaaacatttggcaaagaagcatggaatcacaaaagaaactcatgcatcaagcggcagcgggaccacaagtggaagccgacagacacaatgggacattcccaacacaggtatgccttttagatataatcgtaatgacatgattgatgaattttctaggtatgtaatttgcgatgaattgccttttaaccacggtgaaagtagggcatatgagcgtctcactagacaacaattgcaaccacaatttagagcaatccctaggaacactcttaaaagacgaacaattaaattatacgaatcaatgcgctatgacctagttgaaatgtttaaatcgtttaatggtagggttagcataacaactgacatatggtctgctcccccacatttagaatcttatatgtgtgtaacagcacactggatagatcgaaattggattattcaaaaaagaataattgcttttgagactatgccagaaagacacaccggcgaaaacataaaatatagattaatagagatatgtagggaatggaacttattagataaaatattttgttgttcaacagataatgcaaccgcaaacataaaatgtatagaacttttatttaacgaacccgcctttagtttaatccttgggggtagcttattacacatacgttgttgtgcgcacatagttaacttatcttgtcaagtaggtataaaacaattaagtgaattattagaaccaattagggatatagtaaaatggcttaggatcggaaagattaaaagaagatataaacaattatgtgaccaataccaacttaaaaaagtgtattggtcattagatactcctacacgttgggggtcaacgaacgatttattaagaaaggcgattgcttatcgcccagtaataacacaactatatagtgagtgtacagatagtttcatagctgatgaaacttgggaattagcaataggtgtacataacatattagaagcgtatgaccacgcgactaagattttttcttatgtttatgaaccgaacgttcacttagtaataagtgaatgtattactattttttatcacctgcttaaacatacacaagaagatactaacccacaattaaggccgattcttgctgaaatgatggaaaaatggaaatcatattttaccgattttccttacatttatggaatcgcaaccattttggacccacgttttaaaaccgaggtcctaaccaaagtaataggattttattatcaagcgttagatcgcccgtcttccgatgtagcttattatgtcggaacatgtaaaaaatatttagctgaactgtatgaattttacgctagtgtatataacccgaaacgcgatatgtctaggcgtgctagcgtttcggctcgtccctctttctataattcagtaattgctaacataatgacgcaagatgatagttttgtaggatcttcttcttcctcgaccacatttttagaactagatagttatctaaaacaccactttgaaatagacccaagtgtctataatattttggagtggtggaaagaaaaatctgttaaatttcccattttatcgagaattgcaaaggatgtccttgcaattcccgcgtcaactattgcgtcggagtctacttttagtgcaggtagaagagttttggacgaaaagcgatctcgtcttgctccacatagtattcaaatatgtgtttgcaagaaagattgggaccaAGCGGAGatacgaacacaaggactaaggaacgatgatgatcaagacgacgatgatgatccatggatgatgatggatacaacttcatcatcgtcaggaggagagtcagcggaagcatctaatcaatatcaaccacatgatgatgacgaagacgaataggatcaatccgacaagcgacaacgatgaatcaacactcaacaactataaataaaaggtatgacaaagaactacgtgggctttgattccttcgggatacgtaggcagcttagtattcatttgggtactaggttcaagtccattttctccctctttttttattaatcatctttatcgacattatcattgattcgtttcttattaattaatttttttccattcattttagtaaatatttcaataacgatgacaacttgacatgcaatgaatttcgctaataatcaagtaatcatcaaaggtacgtccgcgatattatagtatttttttat
Protein-coding sequences here:
- the LOC130805785 gene encoding uncharacterized protein LOC130805785 isoform X2 codes for the protein MSSFLKKATKKVTKVAKSLGGSSSSKRKATSTPSVSTTPSISNYNYEPNYPEGYDPELHQYAEEVEKDIQIEEEEEQEEEPTTPIGVHISRQSSTRSDEEQGEQQQQRQARGKRVNFQTIDEDEPVRQPFPAMPPSSGRAVSHVWSYFTKEPTENPDMFLCTCQICESQGVKPLVSYNFARGGGTGSFNKHLAKKHGITKETHASSGSGTTSGSRQTQWDIPNTVQVEEFWTKSDLVLLHIVFKYVFARKIGTKRRYEHKD
- the LOC130805785 gene encoding uncharacterized protein LOC130805785 isoform X1, with translation MSSFLKKATKKVTKVAKSLGGSSSSKRKATSTPSVSTTPSISNYNYEPNYPEGYDPELHQYAEEVEKDIQIEEEEEQEEEPTTPIGVHISRQSSTRSDEEQGEQQQQRQARGKRVNFQTIDEDEPVRQPFPAMPPSSGRAVSHVWSYFTKEPTENPDMFLCTCQICESQGVKPLVSYNFARGGGTGSFNKHLAKKHGITKETHASSGSGTTSGSRQTQWDIPNTGRRVLDEKRSRLAPHSIQICVCKKDWDQAEIRTQGLRNDDDQDDDDDPWMMMDTTSSSSGGESAEASNQYQPHDDDEDE